CCGCTTTCAGACAACGTCAGGTTGAGACTAAATGCCAATAATTTGGATACGTTGGAAAAATCGACACTTTTGGATATTTTAAGCGGCAATCTACCTCCCGAATCAGGCAAAGTTATGATAAATGGACACGACATTTATAGCTTACCGCCACGTTTTATCCGCAATTTGAGTGCGATGGTCAGGCAGGACGATGTTTTATAGTGGATTAAATTTAAACCAGTACGGCGTTGCCTCGCCTTGCCGTACTATCTGTACTGTCTGCGGCTTCGTCGCCTTGTCCTGATTTTTGTTAATCCACTATATTTGCTGGCTCAATTGCAGAGAATATCTGTTTTTTCGATACAGAACCGGATAGAGGAAAAATCGAACATTGCGCCTGCCTTGCTATGATTCACGAAGAAATCTCCGCCATGCCTATGGGCTATGAAACCTTGATCGGCGATATGGGCAGCGCACTGTCAGGCGGACAAAAACAACGCATCGTATTGGCGCGGGCCTTATATTGCGAACCGAAAATCCTATTTTTAGATGAAGCGACCAGCCATTTGGATATTGCCAATGAAAAAGCAGTCAATGCAAACTTGAATGGCTTGTCTATCATAAAAATTATGGCGGCACACAGAAAAGAAACGGTGGAATCAGCA
Above is a window of Neisseria sp. Marseille-Q6792 DNA encoding:
- a CDS encoding ATP-binding cassette domain-containing protein, with protein sequence MIHEEISAMPMGYETLIGDMGSALSGGQKQRIVLARALYCEPKILFLDEATSHLDIANEKAVNANLNGLSIIKIMAAHRKETVESADRKMSLG